A single window of Pungitius pungitius chromosome 20, fPunPun2.1, whole genome shotgun sequence DNA harbors:
- the LOC119194884 gene encoding protein FAM177A1, with protein MNHSHQEPSADEQETQSPALSKQRRFIHFSSGETLEQEDSEEEEEEEEQSDRPPFREPAERTRLSFKSVALLVGRISMLTCDFLGERLAGALGLNAAKYQYAIDQHQRDQKTTSSQAEDDPVQGAKGWSRYGAAGGPAGCQASGDEKHMERSQGRHNRAYQADDDCFK; from the exons ATGAACCACAGCCACCAGGAA CCGTCAGCAGACGAACAGGAAACCCAGAGCCCTGCCTTGTCCAAACAGAGGAGGTTCATTCACTTCTCCAGCGGCGAAACTCTGGAGCAGGAAgacagtgaggaagaggaggaggaggaggagcagtcaGACAGGCCTCCCTTCAGAGAACCTGCAGAGAGG ACGAGGTTGTCGTTCAAGAGCGTGGCCCTTCTGGTTGGGAGGATTTCAATGCTGA CCTGTGATTTCCTCGGAGAGAGGCTTGCTGGTGCACTCGGACTGAACGCGGCCAAATACCAGTACGCCATAGATCAACATCAACGTGACCAAAAG ACAACAAGCAGCCAGGCCGAGGACGACCCGGTGCAAGGAGCGAAGGGTTGGAGTCGTTACGGAGCAGCAGGGGGCCCCGCTGGCTGCCAGGCGAGCGGTGATGAGAAACACATGGAGAGAAGTCAAGGACGTCACAACAGAGCCTATCAAGCAGATGAtgattgttttaaataa
- the mep1a.1 gene encoding LOW QUALITY PROTEIN: meprin A, alpha (PABA peptide hydrolase), tandem duplicate 1 (The sequence of the model RefSeq protein was modified relative to this genomic sequence to represent the inferred CDS: inserted 1 base in 1 codon; substituted 1 base at 1 genomic stop codon) gives MMERALLWFGLAALAASYTIPVSPEVHEVYENGEDENPVLNPGLEANLLEGDILTPEGRNAMVDKRYRWTFPIAYILGDDLDLNAKGCVHQAFEMYRLKSCVDFKPYEGERSFIKFVKKGGCFSXGDQQTGQILSLGPGCDHKAVIEHELLHALGFYHEQSRTDRDDYVDIWLNQVTPGLENNFNKYNDDYITDQNTAYDYESVMHYRPFSFNKNESIPTITTKIPEFYNIIGQYLDFSELDTLRLNRMYNCSGPLTLLDQCAFEYASICGMIQATSDDADWVRTKSSVRAEDHTLLGRCRDAGYFMHFSTMTGKPLESALLESRTLYPKRKLQCLXFFYKMTGSPEDKLVIWVKTDDGTGVVRRVKKLHTFYADSDHTWKIAHVPMELEEKFRYFFQAARGDPASSAGGIYIDDISLTETRCPNAVWRIQNFSKIMETANGSTVIDSPRFYSPEGYGYGVRLMPLSTYSDYTGNYVGLYFHLISGENDAVVQWPAVNRQATLVVMDQDPDVKLRMSSARSLTTDMSNKSDGQLFWDNPSKGGTYDPSCYCYRSQSWGWRNFIKHFDLMRRNYLKNDDLIIFVDFEDITSLINTEVPMKPQE, from the exons ATGATGGAGCGAGCCCTGCTGTGGTTCGGGCTGGCGGCCCTAGCCGCTTCCTACACA ATACCTGTTTCCCCTGAGGTACACG AGGTGTACGAGAACGGCGAGGACGAGAACCCCGTCCTGAACCCCG GATTAGAGGCCAACCTGCTTGAAGGGGACATTTTAACTCCA GAGGGAAGGAATGCAATGGTTGACAAAAGATACAGGTGGACATTTCCAATTGCttacattctgggtgatgaTTTGG ATCTGAACGCCAAGGGCTGTGTCCACCAGGCTTTTGAAATGTATCGGCTGAAGTCTTGCGTTGACTTCAAGCCTTATGAGGGAGAGAGGTCCTTCATCAAGTTTGTAAAGAAAGGAGG GTGTTTCT TTGGTGACCAGCAGACAGGACAGATTCTGTCTCTGGGGCCGGGCTGTGACCACAAGGCGGTGATTGAACACGAGCTGCTCCACGCTCTGGGGTTTTACCACGAACAGTCCCGCACAGACAGGGACGACTACGTCGACATCTGGCTGAATCAGGTGACGCCGG GACTGGAAAACAACTTCAACAAGTACAACGACGACTACATCACCGACCAAAACACGGCGTACGACTACGAGTCTGTCATGCATTACAGACCCTTCTCTTTCAATAAGAACGAATCCAtccccaccatcaccaccaaaATCCCAGAATTCTACAACATCATCGGCCAGTACCTGGACTTCAGCGAGTTGGACACCCTCAGGCTCAACCGAATGTACAACTGTT CTGGTCCTCTCACTCTGCTGGACCAGTGTGCCTTTGAGTACGCCAGCATATGCGGGATGATCCAAGCCACCTCCGACGATGCCGACTGGGTTCGCACCAAGAGCAGCGTAAGAGCAGAGGATCACACCCTCCTGGGGAGATGCAGAG ATGCTGGGTACTTTATGCACTTCAGCACCATGACTGGGAAGCCTCTGGAGTCTGCACTGCTGGAATCCCGAACACTCTACCCCAAGAGGAAGCTTCAGTGCCTGTAGTTCTTCTACAAGATGACTGGAAGCCCAGAGGACAAGCTGGTGATCTGGGTCAAGACGGACGACGGCACAGGCGTCGTTCGTAGAGTGAAAAAATTACACACCTTTTATG CTGATTCTGATCACACATGGAAGATCGCCCACGTCCCAATGGAGCTAGAAGAAAAATTCCGCTATTTTTTCCAAGCGGCGCGGGGCGACCCTGCCTCATCCGCCGGTGGCATCTACATAGACGACATCAGCCTGACCGAAACGCGCTGCCCCAACGCCGTGTGGAGGATCCAGAACTTCTCCAAGATCATGGAAACGGCCAACGGCAGCACAGTTATTGACAGCCCTCGTTTCTACAGCCCCGAAGGCTACGGCTATGGCGTCCGCCTGATGCCCCTGTCCACGTACAGCGATTACACCGGGAACTACGTGGGGCTGTACTTCCACCTGATCAGCGGGGAGAACGATGCAGTAGTGCAGTGGCCAGCGGTTAACAGACAGGCAACCTTGGTGGTGATGGACCAAGACCCAGACGTTAAGCTGAGGATGTCCTCAGCTCGCAGCCTCACCACCGATATGAGTAACA AGTCAGACGGACAGCTGTTTTGGGACAATCCCTCCAAGGGGGGGACGTACGACCCTTCCTGCTACTGCTACAGAAGCCAATCGTGGGGCTGGAGGAACTTTATCAAACACTTTGACCTCATGCGGCGCAACTACCTCAAGAACGACGACCTCATCATCTTTGTGGACTTTGAAG ACATTACATCACTGATCAATACTGAAGTTCCCATGAAGCCACAGGAGTAA
- the brox gene encoding BRO1 domain-containing protein BROX, whose translation MAHWFHRNPLKATAPVSFNFYGVAGSPAANKICNDLRTNRARLLEMFTDVTCNPEIMKNATDAYFSLLQGFISSLDGTTQENKMRFIQNFKWTDTLQGNTPSAQQDAIFELVSMAFNVALWYTKFASRQAGKENVTEAEAKDVHRSLKVAAGTFKTLKDVHVPRLITPAEKGRDLEPRVIDAYIIQCQAEAQEVTIARAIELKHNAALIAALAFETANFYQKADHTLNTLEPECSGKWRKYFQLKQLFYMAYAYCYHGQTLLASDKCGEAIRSLQEAEKCYSHAEALCKEYRHTKGPGTTAKPSEQLFFLKLGALIRNTLEKCQRENGFIYFHKVPVEAPQLELKASYGLAEPIPFELPPLSEQCTSEVYATFDLTKGAKNDKAKPKEEEVKPVKEPDLKPQKDTGCVLS comes from the exons ATGGCACACTGGTTTCACAGAAACCCGCTGAAGGCAACAGCGCCCGTGTCCTTTAACTTCTACGGAGTGGCAGGAAGCCCCGCGGCCAACAAGATCTGCAA TGACCTGAGGACCAACCGGGCCAGACTGCTGGAGATGTTCACTGATGTCACCTGCAACCCTGAGATCATGAAGAATGCTACAGATGCATACTTCTCCCTCCTCCAAG GCTTTATTTCATCCTTGGATGGAACTACTCAGGAGAACAAGATGAGGTTCATCCAGAACTTCAAGTGGACTGACACTTTACAAGGAAACACACCAAG TGCCCAGCAGGATGCCATCTTTGAGCTGGTCTCCATGGCCTTCAACGTAGCCCTCTGGTACACCAAGTTTGCCTCGAGACAAGCAGGGAAAGAAAA CGTGACGGAGGCTGAGGCAAAAGATGTTCACCGGAGCCTGAAGGTCGCTGCTGGTACTTTCAAAACCCTCAAG GACGTCCACGTCCCTCGTCTCATCACCCCGGCTGAAAAGGGCCGAGACCTGGAGCCCCGAGTGATCGATGCGTACATCATCCAGTGCCAAGCCGAGGCCCAAGAAG TGACGATTGCCAGAGCGATCGAGCTGAAGCACAACGCCGCGCTCATCGCAGCGCTGGCATTTGAGACGGCAAACTTCTATCAAAAAGCCG ACCACACGTTGAACACCTTGGAGCCGGAGTGCAGTGGCAAATGGAGGAAGTACTTCCAGCTGAAGCAGCTCTTTTACATGGCTTAT GCCTACTGCTACCATGGACAGACGCTGCTGGCCAGTGACAAGTGTGGGGAGGCCATCCGGTCCCTCCAGGAGGCGGAAAAGT GTTACTCGCACGCCGAGGCGCTGTGCAAAGAGTACCGTCACACCAAAGGGCCCGGCACCACGGCCAAGCCGTCGGAGCAGCTGTTCTTCCTCAAGCTGGGCGCTCTCATTAGGAACACGCTGGAGAAGTGCCAGAGGGAGAATGGCTTCAT ATACTTCCATAAGGTCCCAGTGGAGGCGCCCCAGCTCGAGCTGAAGGCCAGTTACGGGTTGGCTGAGCCAATCCCCTTCGAGCTGCCGCCCCTCAGTGAGCAGTGCACTTCTGAAGTCTACGCCACCTTTGACCTCACCAAGGGGGCCAAAAATGACAAG GCCAAgcccaaggaggaggaggtgaaaccGGTGAAGGAGCCAGATCTGAAGCCTCAGAAGGACACAGGCTGTGTCCTCTCCTAA